In Terriglobia bacterium, the sequence GCGGCGACCAGGTCAGACTGCGTTTCGAGCTCGAAAGCATCACAGAGAATACGACCTTCGTCCATCGCAAGCCTTACGGGGCACAATAACATTTTCATGCACCTGGGTGCACCCCCGGTGCATGGGAGACTGCGTTGATCTTTTGCTTTTCTTGCCTGAATGGCAAGGATCTGCAGGTAAGTAGCAGGAATGGCACGAAAGAGGAGATTCGTGCTGTTCGTGTCGTTTGCGGCTGCTTCTTTTTTGTTTTTTCTTCCCCTCCTGCGTTGTTATTTTGCTTTTAGGCATTTCGTGATAGCATTTTTGTTCGTCCAACCACGGGGGAGCTATGGCAAAAGAAGAGGAAGATCAGAGCTTTAGGGTGACGGACAAACGGCTTTTCACCGAGGACGGCAGGCTGCGCGAGGAGGCTGCCAAGGAAGCCCCGAAGCAGCCGGAGGCGCCAGGAGCGTCCGGAGGAAAACCGCGCGCGGCGGAACCTGAAGAGGCGCCGCCGGGAACCGGCGCCCGAATCGACTTTCCTTCCTACGTCCTCTCCTACTACACCCAAAGCCTTGTGCTGCTGGGGGAAGTGCCCAATCCTTATACCAACAAAAAGGAAGAAGACCTGGAAGCTGC encodes:
- a CDS encoding DUF1844 domain-containing protein — protein: MAKEEEDQSFRVTDKRLFTEDGRLREEAAKEAPKQPEAPGASGGKPRAAEPEEAPPGTGARIDFPSYVLSYYTQSLVLLGEVPNPYTNKKEEDLEAARHTVDILGMLKDKTKGNLAPEEEQLLESVLYEVRMKYMAKINKIKLP